The genomic window tttttttttatttttaaagtttcactatatattgtttttatgaaGGTATTTGCATTCTCGTATTTGCAGATGGTATTTACAGCCTAAAttcgtaattttaatttttttatagaattttataagTCGATTTGACATAAAACTGTAACTTACACCTACAGTTCCTGAATAAGGTCCAAAACTTTCTAAAACATTTCGTAATGTAATTTTGATAATgatctttcattaaaaattccTCGCAAGCGCAACCAGGACGTTTTTTTTCTCAAGGGCAAAAGGAAATTTTGCCTCCTCACGAAGTTTTTGAgcgttttttaagttataaataatttgtaaatatctcATGCTCttcctatttattttatttctttgtctATCAATcttgaatttatttgataactTGTTATTCCATCCCAGCAATTAACTATAGGTGCAGTTATGTTATGTGGTTAGTGCCTgcgattatttatattattctaaaaagcTGGCTTCCTTTCTTTTCGGAGACTAAAAGACTAGAAAAAATATGTATGGTACTTAAAAATCACACATATATACAATGATAGAGGTGGCAGTGTCTCCTGTCGAAAATTCTTAAATCAGGCGAAAACGAAAGATAAATacgaagagaaaaaattttttttgtttctaagaATTATGATTTGTTAACGTTATTTTGTCTGTTTTTCagaaattaagtcaaaatgaattgGCGTGTATCTAGCTGTTGTTGCTTTTCACTGAGAACGGGAACCTTACTTCTTGGATATTTCGGCGtggtaatattttatataatttacctCCATTCACCACTGTTGGAGTATAAACTCTATTTATtgatataagcaaaaaaaaaaaaagagttaaacTTGGAATGAGAGATAATTTATTGTAGTATAAGgtcacaaaaatcgttttttcgcGATAATCTCCGTTTTTATAACTTCAATGAAACattaggttatccttttcaattgaatatttctatatcaaaaaatctgaaGAGTGTGACAAAACATCGTCTAAAATACTTAGACGAtgttgtagtttataataataccataaaaataaaagattgacgatgatttattgaaaacaaatttttaatttaattataagttcatcgaagattcatcattcgatgaacagaaacgactatagtaTTGATaattgcacacaatatattatatatttttgtagttgcgtggtattgtaaaggcAAAAATAACTCCTTACTTAactacaaaacatgtatttggtttatatgtatgtcccgtgcaataaaccaaaacttgtttacaatactgtaggtttacattCACCTTAAAGTTAGTAtgatttatttcgaaataactTGTCTAATACCTACTTTTTCCTACTAGGCACGAGATTTTATGAGACATTTGAGACTTTTAGAAAgccaaaatgaaaatataaacctTTAAGAGTTTCCAGCTTATTATCTCTCATTCTAGAGTGAAACCTCTAATATGACAAAATTGATTCGACTAAATACATTTTCTAGATTAGCGGCATAATCGCATCTCttggtattttattttctctacCGTTCATTAAAGATTGGGTACTTGAAGTTGAaagtatgtaattatttataaattacatttgcaatttttttaaaatatatccttctgatttttcgtttttagaggaaaataaattattgacacCAGAAGACCTTGAAGCGCTtgttaaatgtaagtttttgcatttttttttttttgtagaattttaaGCAAGATTTTCACATATTCCAACGATTTCCACATATTGTGCCTGCCTTATCTGGCACCATGTTCGAATATGATTTCAAAGATATTAAATTGGatgcttttttcaaaaagatttgATATAAGTCTTTATTCAAACATTACCACAATTAGCcaccaattatttattttaggcaATATGGTGCATATACTGAATACCTTAATTACTAACttggatttattttttcgaCTTTCAGACGTACAAATCATTTTGATCATAGTTCTGGTTCTATGTGTCTTGAGtgttctatttaattttttattattgattggcGTTTATCAGGTGAATGTTAAACTAGTTTTTGGGTGTTTGATGACttcatttatactttttttttttttattccaacaggaaaaacctaaaataatcaaaatttgtgtAATTGTTTCAATTATTAGTTGTGTAATAATATTACTGGGAGCAGTTGTATACCTTATTGGATCATTTATTAATCCACAATTGATGGGAAGTTTTGTTATAGAGTTGGTTGCATTAGGTaaactatattataattatgtttatttttttaatttatctataaTAGATCGTTCGACCTTCAttcaattgattattattacaagcttttatttagtttcatctGTTTAGTTATatatctgtaatcaaatcttgaaaGTCAAACTTGATTCACtttccggtttccgattgagctgaaattttgcatgcacatttagtttggatgacaatgcattgtACGGTTGGCGTCCCGATTTTCCAATtgtttccaccatatttgatatatatacattttcttagttttaaattaaaaattttaataaaaaatactttttaagggacaagcttttattgtactaaaaagtaggaaataattttatctatcacTTATACCCGATTCATTCAttcccgactatttgtaaaagcttgaggcacttaatatcaagaatgaatcgaaaaataattaggcatgtggagtagatgaggcttttcgattcatttttgatatttttaattgagcgcctcaaacttttacaaatagtcgggtatgagtgactcatagataaaattattttctactttttagtacaataaaaaacttgtcccttaaaaaatattttttattaaaatttttttaaatttgtgtttaagCTTTGCAAGTGTATTTCACAATGGTATTCCATAGCTATTATTTAGAAGTTATAGAAAGTGTATGTTCAAAAAGAGACGGTTCCAATATGCCCCGGGAACTCTAAagattatgaattaaaaattggatgaatgcagaattaattaattaattatcagaTGATGGAAAGCTTCGTTATCCGtaacaatataataacaaaataacagaCTGTAAGGAGTTTGtacagcaaatttttttaattatatttttagaaatatgtaaataaaaggtGTAaacggttttttgtttttttgttttttgttctttttgatttttgttcaattgTTAGGTATATAAACTCaatatatacaagtgaaaacaaacaattgacttagttaattgttgaaatgccatgtatagacagtgttgattactctgtcatatacATGCTCCACTTAGATACACAGAAAGAatggtacaatattatttttgcaagtTTAATAATTGCAGAGCAATTATTACAGTTTTAGgcgaaacataaaatttttattatacaaattaattttaatttatattacattgaaataaataattaatattaattcatataaaaattccTTCTAATAACAACGCCTACTTCAGATTTAATAGAGACTTCTTGTACAAGGTGTTCtgtaattgactgcagaacgcACTTCCTTAATAAGCTTATAAAGATGaacgaaaaagctctttaatacATTCCGATCTTAGGCctaattttcaagataattaaccaaatcaattaataaatttgacagagaatttaaatttgaaatgacAGAGCACTTAGAAATAGAAGGATGTCTTTATCGATACTGGTgggtttaatataaattaaaaaaagtgagattgataatttgataattaaatgcaacgaAAGAGACAACAacaataagataaaattattgctGTCTTTATCGgtgcatttaattatcaaattatcgatctcattcttttaaatttttcattaaacctCACCTAGTAATTACTATGGTGTGTTATAATACACAAAGATTGCTATAGgttggatttaataaaaattttaaatagtgagATCGGCTATCTGAGAAAGACATCCTTATATTTCTAAGTGCTCTGTCATTGGATAAAtgtattaattgatttggttaattatcttgGAAATTAGACCTCAGttcgaaatttggtaaacaacattttcgttcgtctttataagcttatttagGAAGTCAAGAGTTATGCAGTCAATTATGAAACACATTGTATATAAGTTGCTCCACCTTAATCTCCCCAGTCAAATTCTTCTTCATCAAAGCGATTTCGATCAAAATGTCTTGAGTAAAAGTTCTACTTGAAGaaggaattttataaaaacctcTAATTAGACCTAGAATTGTAAAGTAGAAaggtattctttataaaataacaaacaactcttttgaaaatctaaaaaaaatccgcaataaaagaaagcataataataatatacaaatattaaaaataaagaaaaactttaatttcagAAGTAAAGAGactcaaacatttatttaaaatatttagaaataaagaaATGTTTCCAAGTTGTGTGGTATTTGATTAAGcataactttcaaaatttggaCCTCTTCATTTACGAACAAGAGTTGaatatgaattgaattttttacgaTCGTGAAAGTCGAAATCAAATTCGGTGGTCTTTGAAAGATGTTCCACTCCAAATAGACCAACAACTTTAACTCAGGGGATCAAACATGGATCAAATCTCTTTGTTGAAAAAAGTTTAGTTAGGGCGATTAAAATGGGCCACCCAACATAATACAATGAAGTCTTATTTTATGCGCCTAATGATGAGTTCACACTAAAGCAACCCGTAACGGCCGACGCCCAATTCATGAAAAAACTGCCTAATAAACTGCATCCAATGATGATTATTGGATACTTTATGGTTAGATCATTACAAGAGTATGTTGGAAAAGTATGTCGATAATCCGATAAACGCATGTTGCTTATCGTTATCCATCTCGTTGGTGTGAATTCAACATaactgaataataaaatagtgaATCACGAAAACACAATtcacaaattataaatagtatAGTGTTATACTTTGCGGTAGGCGGTTGTTCGTGTCTTGATTCATTATTTTAGATGTTTTTTGTTGTAcattaattcaataatatttaaaaaaatatatatacttttttttacaatttaaacattttaacatttaGTGTAAGTATTCTGTTTTTGAGTCTTTATTCTATAAGTATTTAAAGTAATTCATTTAagctattcaaattttaattaatttaattaaacgaaTACAATAGCAAATGTTTGAATAACGCATGaaatttaatctaattattTCTGTTGATAAAGAAATTTACCAAATGTTATTTTTCTAACGTTGATGTCAGAGTTAAAAACATTCAACAATATATACGgctataaatacatttctaggtgcgtttcatttttattacgacgttattattattgtaaacatgttttataacaatttactaCGGAGGTTAGTTAcacaaaaactcaaaattttccgcACGAATTATGCTTTTGTACACTATCAGATTACTTATAACAAATGTTGCCAATGTCGGGTGGGGGGTCGCTTTTCTTCTccgataatattaataacaaatatcttccaaaatatgaaaaatttaaaaaaagttgtacatataaaatttacattataagacatttaattatgaatatcaaaatttaatttatttctgtcataattaattaagattaacCGCGCTAGTTATTATTctaacagttaaaaaaaaacatattttcatatcATTGATCCGGATCAATTTTTCGGATCTTTCTTTCtggttctattttatttttcccagGGCTTTCTTTTCCGATTTCTACTTTTTTTGACTAGATCGATTACCTAATATTTATTCCAGAAAGTACGTAAAACCTATTCGTGGgcatttaaatacaattttggaaaagcaaaaatgtgaaaacggtttgaaattcgaaaaataaatttaatcgagaatgcttcaaacgaaaaatgttagtttaaaaggcacacatcttacaccggtatcgaattcgatctaagttttcaggttcaattaaattCTCACTCTGAtgcataactgacaaacattagatgaacgcttaaAATTGGAAAGTTTTTCTTCATAAATACGCAATACGCAAAcattatttgtttgaaacattttctttttgtaaacaaaatagtttagaccataattgatagcaaaaatctagctttttgtaggttgttcattcaattcaaaagggtctttatagaaaaacaaatcatttttattggatttattggaaatttttttttttgaagagtgGCTAGATtttgcagaaacaattatacgaaataacaatattgatacgaaaaaacaattttgggtaaaatttttcaCCCCTTTTTTGCCTAAAGTGTACGCTTTTGCCATAAATGTTTCTAAATGTTTCTAAACACAGTCAAGcatagacgaaaaaaaaaaacatttctatctAAAAGTAATTTCGTCTAATAAGGCGATTGCCAGTGCAGGAAATTCAGTAGGTATATCGTATATCTGAACTTTAAAACTACTTGGATCTATTAAACCCAACCAAGCATGCGTAgggtaaaaatgatttataaacaagtgaaaacaaacaattgactttgagttaattgttgaaataccatgtatagacagtgttgatgcgcaatcgtttgtttttttgacgtcacg from Chrysoperla carnea chromosome 2, inChrCarn1.1, whole genome shotgun sequence includes these protein-coding regions:
- the LOC123293372 gene encoding uncharacterized protein LOC123293372, whose amino-acid sequence is MNWRVSSCCCFSLRTGTLLLGYFGVISGIIASLGILFSLPFIKDWVLEVEKENKLLTPEDLEALVKYVQIILIIVLVLCVLSVLFNFLLLIGVYQEKPKIIKICVIVSIISCVIILLGAVVYLIGSFINPQLMGSFVIELVALALQVYFTMVFHSYYLEVIESVCSKRDGSNMPREL